A portion of the Saccharomyces paradoxus chromosome XV, complete sequence genome contains these proteins:
- the PSH1 gene encoding ubiquitin-protein ligase PSH1 (E3 ubiquitin ligase targeting centromere-binding protein Cse4p~similar to YOL054W) produces MGDELHSRLLHQSDGTKDAVLYKIIESLVCSICHDYMFVPMMTPCGHNYCYGCLNTWFASNTQKELACPQCRSDITTIPALNTTLQQYLSFILDKLSSEDDESFKKILTTKIKEETDYKNDKERDTLFDKVFKNSALAVADDSDDGITRCSNCHWELDPDEVEDGNVCPHCNARIRNYAGGRDEFDEEEYSEGELDEIRESMRRRREDRLASTDPFASRDDVSSEEDDSSEEEPMREHIPQGRWARSHNRSIAVDAVDDEDDEEELEEDEEEMDSDLKDFIEDDEDDEDGDGSRRNLVLSAFKNRHVVITDDEEEEEERRNAIEEEDHDSDFYEHNDEGFVSGDSLDEGRKEVTEVQSSSDSEDHSISYPSSNDARDNDEHDAEELDDPQPKRQKRFRVVLGDSDDE; encoded by the coding sequence ATGGGTGATGAATTACACAGCCGTTTACTTCACCAAAGCGATGGCACTAAGGATGCCGTCCTTTATAAGATAATAGAATCGTTAGTTTGCTCCATATGCCATGATTATATGTTCGTACCGATGATGACACCTTGTGGCCATAATTATTGCTATGGTTGTCTGAATACCTGGTTTGCCAGCAATACTCAAAAAGAATTGGCCTGTCCACAGTGCAGATCTGATATTACCACTATTCCCGCATTGAATACTACATTACAACAGTATTTATCATTCATTCTGGACAAGTTAAGTAGCGAAGATGACGAgtcttttaaaaaaattttaacgACTAAAATCAAAGAGGAAACCGATTACAAGAATGACAAGGAAAGGGACACGTTGTTCGACAAGGTATTTAAGAATAGCGCACTGGCAGTGGCCGACGACTCGGATGACGGTATCACACGTTGTAGTAATTGCCATTGGGAATTAGATCCAGATGAAGTAGAAGACGGAAATGTTTGTCCTCACTGCAACGCCAGAATAAGGAATTACGCAGGTGGCCGTGACGAATTcgacgaagaagaatacaGTGAAGGAGAGTTGGATGAAATTCGGGAAAGTATGCGTAGGCGTAGAGAGGATCGATTGGCATCTACCGATCCGTTTGCCAGTAGAGATGATGTAAgttctgaagaagatgatagCAGTGAAGAAGAGCCAATGCGAGAACATATTCCACAAGGCCGTTGGGCCAGGTCACATAACCGTAGCATTGCTGTCGATGCTgtggatgatgaagatgacgaagaggaattagaggaagatgaagaagagatGGATTCTGATTTGAAGGATTTTATAGAggatgatgaggatgacGAAGATGGAGACGGCAGTAGGAGGAACTTGGTATTGTCTGCATTCAAGAACAGACATGTAGTTATTACTGACGATgaggaagaggaggaagaacGGCGGAATGCTATAGAAGAGGAGGATCATGACAGTGACTTTTATGAGCACAATGATGAAGGGTTTGTAAGTGGTGATAGCCTTGATGAAGGCCGGAAAGAGGTTACAGAGGTACAGTCGAGTTCTGATTCAGAAGATCATTCGATTTCATATCCTAGCTCTAACGATGCCAGGGATAATGATGAACATGACGCGGAAGAGTTAGATGACCCGCAACCAAAAAGGCAAAAGCGCTTCCGTGTTGTTCTAGGAGACAGTGACGATGAATGA
- the AIM39 gene encoding Aim39p (similar to YOL053W) has translation MWGLCKDYFPSSKIQVQERNKALKLKKSGSEHNKKKEKRGVMIRFTVLRNTKTPLLSARSICLFAQAPTGRQIRCNTLNKAITTKILLFTASKRHVHDGKHFFTTPHQQQQTKSGETEEGNRPNLEEDLKSIGQAITHQRNKRRKQIWSAIFGGIFGVIIGYSVIYKVVYLKEQSFLPLFPSSKIRKLSARDLKRVDVNQVQKLSKLRVLEILSGHEMIKEQYGVPLLDKDGNSPTLNEFSMWCEDQDPCVTGIVMEPDDQRDSSHTWYRIPFVCKWRITHRPISIRRTIDDLLNRIGLETADLFEIISPERVYGSFKYEYPLQGDSHALHLWFHGEIELDDDSLIVYNGKFHVDVKLQEIDLFRREKNGQLVQYVLYKNDASDK, from the exons ATGTGGGGGTTATGCAAGGACTATTTTCCGAGCAGTAAAATTCAAGTGCAAGAGAGAAATAAAGCATtaaaactgaagaaaagtGGCAGCGAACATAACAAGAA gaaggaaaaaagagggGTAATGATACGGTTCACGGTTCTACGTAATACTAAGACACCTCTACTTTCTGCGAGAAGTATATGCTTATTTGCCCAGGCGCCCACCGGCAGGCAGATTCGGTGTAATACCTTGAATAAAGCCATTACAACTAAAATACTTTTATTTACAGCATCAAAAAGACATGTTCATGATGGcaagcatttttttacgACACCACATCAGCAGCAACAGACGAAGTCGGGGGAAACTGAAGAGGGAAACCGTCCTAACTTAGAAGAGGACTTGAAAAGCATTGGTCAAGCAATAACACACCAACGAAACAAGCGCCGAAAACAAATATGGTCCGCCATATTCGGAGGTATATTCGGCGTGATAATAGGATACTCAGTAATCTATAAAGTGGTGTATTTAAAGGAACAAAGTTTCTTACCATTGTTTCCTTCATCCAAGATACGTAAGCTGAGTGCAAgagatttgaaaagggTTGACGTAAACCAGGTACAGAAGCTTTCTAAATTACGGGTTTTAGAGATATTATCTGGTCATGAAATGATTAAAGAACAATACGGAGTGCCGTTACTAGATAAAGACGGAAATTCACCCACGTTAAACGAGTTCAGCATGTGGTGTGAAGACCAAGATCCATGTGTAACTGGTATTGTAATGGAACCTGACGATCAAAGAGATAGTTCACACACTTGGTATAGAATACCCTTTGTTTGCAAGTGGAGGATAACACACCGGCCGATAAGCATTCGGAGGACTATCGACGATTTGCTGAACCGCATTGGTTTAGAAACAGCGGATTTATTTGAGATAATATCGCCCGAGAGGGTATACGGATCGTTCAAGTACGAATACCCACTACAAGGGGACTCACATGCATTGCACCTTTGGTTCCACGGTGAAATCGAACTGGACGATGATTCTTTGATTGTATATAATGGAAAATTTCACGTTGATGTTAAACTGCAAGAAATTGATCTGTTCAGGCGTGAAAAGAACGGGCAATTAGTGCAGTACGTTCTATACAAAAACGATGCCAGCgacaaatga
- the DDR2 gene encoding Ddr2p (S-adenosylmethionine decarboxylase~similar to YOL052C) yields the protein MKVSQVLISAVSVFGLATSVNAQNASNTTSNAAPALHAQNGQLLNAGVVGAAVGGALAFLI from the coding sequence ATGAAAGTATCACAAGTTTTGATTTCCGCCGTCTCTGTCTTCGGCCTCGCTACTAGCGTAAATGCTCAAAACGCTTCCAACACTACGAGTAACGCTGCTCCTGCTTTGCACGCTCAAAATGGCCAACTGTTAAACGCTGGAGTCGTCGGTGCCGCCGTCGGTGGTGCTTTGGCCTTTTTGATTTAG
- the SPE2 gene encoding adenosylmethionine decarboxylase SPE2 (S-adenosylmethionine decarboxylase~similar to YOL052C) has translation MTVTIKELTNHNYIDHELSATLDSTDAFEGPEKLLEIWFFPHKKSITTEKTLRNIAMDRWIEILKLVKCEVLSMKKTKELDAFLLSESSLFVFDHKLTMKTCGTTTTLFCLEKLFQIVEQELSWVFQRTQGGKYKPFKVFYSRRCFLFPCKQAAIHQNWADEVDYLNKFFDNGKSYSVGRNDKSNHWNLYVTETDRPTPQGKEYIEDDDETFEVLMTELDPECASKFVCGPEASTTAPVEPNEDKGHNLGYQMTKNTRLDEIYVNSAQDSNLSFHHDAFAFTPCGYSSNMILDEKYYYTLHVTPEKGWSYASFESNIPVFDISQGKQDNLDVLLHILNVFQPREFSMTFFTKNYKNQSFQKLLSINESLPEYTKLDKIVYDLDDYHLFYIKLQKKI, from the coding sequence ATGACCGTTACCATCAAAGAACTGACTAACCACAACTACATTGACCATGAACTATCAGCCACCTTAGACTCGACGGATGCGTTCGAGGGGCCTGAGAAGTTGCTGGAAATCTGGTTCTTTCCTCACAAGAAGTCCATCACCACTGAAAAGACGTTGAGAAATATTGCCATGGACAGATGGATCGAGATTTTGAAACTAGTCAAGTGCGAAGTTCTTTCTATGAAGAAGACCAAAGAACTGGACGCCTTTTTGTTGAGTGAGTCCTCGCTCTTCGTCTTCGATCATAAAttgacgatgaagacgTGTGGTACTACGACCACATTGTTCTGTCTCGAAAAGCTTTTCCAGATCGTTGAGCAAGAGTTGTCGTGGGTTTTCCAGAGAACGCAAGGGGGTAAGTACAAACCGTTCAAAGTGTTCTATTCTAGACGATGTTTCCTTTTCCCCTGCAAACAAGCTGCTATCCATCAAAACTGGGCTGACGAAGTCGACtatttgaacaaatttttcGACAATGGTAAAAGCTATTCCGTGGGAAGAAATGACAAGAGCAACCATTGGAACCTGTACGTCACTGAGACGGATCGCCCCACACCTCAGGGGAAGGAGTACATCGAGGACGACGACGAAACTTTCGAAGTACTAATGACGGAGCTGGACCCTGAGTGTGCTAGTAAGTTTGTTTGCGGCCCTGAAGCATCTACAACTGCCCCGGTAGAGCCGAACGAAGACAAAGGCCACAACCTTGGCTACCAAATGACCAAAAACACAAGGCTTGACGAAATATACGTGAACTCAGCTCAAGACTCAAATTTATCATTTCACCACGATGCATTTGCATTCACGCCATGCGGATACTCATCCAATATGATTCTcgatgaaaaatattattacacCCTGCACGTGACTCCAGAAAAGGGTTGGTCCTACGCCTCTTTCGAAAGTAACATACCCGTTTTTGACATTTCTCAAGGGAAGCAAGATAACTTGGACGTTCTTCTACATATCCTGAACGTTTTTCAACCAAGAGAGTTCTCGATGACCTTCTTCACCAAAAACTATAAGAACCAATCCTTCCAAAAACTATTAAGCATCAACGAGTCACTGCCCGAATATACCAAGTTAGACAAAATTGTTTATGATTTGGATGACTACCATCTTTTCTATATCAAAttacagaagaaaatatga